DNA sequence from the Acidobacteriaceae bacterium genome:
GTTGCGAAGAAAGCGGTTGCGAAATCAGCGGCGAAGAAGGCTCCGGCAAAGCGTTCGACGAAGGTGGCTTCAACAGACGTTGGGACGACGAGCGAAGACCCAAAGGCAGAGACGCTCGCAGCGAAGAAGCCTGCGGCGAAGAAGACCGCAACGAAGAAAAGCGTGGCAAAGAAAGCTGCCGTGAAGAAGCCGAAGACGAGTTAGGGCGGATGCTTTCGCTGAAGAAATGGAACGGGGCGCAGCATATTGCTGCGCCCCGCTCCATTTCTCGGTCGAGGGTTAGTTGATTTCGAAGACAGCGTAGACCGTGGCTGAGGTTTCGATCTGACGCGGGTTGATCGCGAGTGGAGCGGGGGCTGCGGCGAAGGAGCGACTGGCCATTGCGAGGTTCATGACCTTGGGCATCGGACGAACGGGCTCGGCGTCGACAGAGTTGTTGGCATAGAGCAGCACGCCGAGTTTTACGTTGAGGCCGGTCGCCATCGCTTCGGCTTGCGAGTGCGCTTGCTGCAAGGCCTTTGTGGCGGCTGCGGCCTGCGCCGCGTTTGGGTCGCGGAGGCTCCAGTCGATGCTGCCACCTTCGTTGGCCCCTGCCTTGGTAGCGAGATCGAGCACGCGGGCCCCATCGTCGGCTTTGGCGCGCACGGTCCAGCTTTGGGTGACCTGCCAGGCGCGGGCGAGCTTCTCGGTGGGAGAGAGTTTTTCCAGTTGGTAGGGCTGTGTTTCGGCTACCTGCTGGTTCGCGCTTTCGATGTCTGCGGAAGCGACACCGGCCTTCTTCAGCGCGTCGATGATGGCGTTTGAGGTGCGCGAGGCGCTGGCGTAGGCGGCGTCCTTGTCCGGGCCGTAGGCGATGAAGCCGATGTGGACGGTGGCGACGTCGGCCATCTGCATGACTTTCGCCGTGGAGTTGATGGCGATGGAGCGTGTGGTGCGGTCGAGCTTGAACTCCGGCTGTTGCGCGGCGAGCGGAAGCGCGACGGCGACTGAGAGTGCGATGGTGGCGAGTGTGGCGCGGAGTGTCTGCGTGAGCTTCATGGGGTTAGTCCTCCCGGCTCGCTTTTTCAAGAATGTTGGCGAGCGTTTGCTTGTGCTTCGGTTGCTGAGACTCTTTGTCGCGGGTGTTGGGAAGCACGCGTTCGGAGGGCGGGGTGCCGAGTCGTTCGCGGGCGTTGGCCTTTACAGCTTTGACCGCGGTAAATTGTGCGGGACGTTTGCGTTTCGCCATAGCGTGCTTGAGGGTATCGCGAATTGTGTTGAGGCGACAGGCGTATTCTGGGTTCGACGAAGAGAAGAGGGCCTGCTCGCATGGATGAACGCGGATTTTTTGACGAAAAGCTGATGCCCAAGAACCATGTGCTGACCTGTCCGCACTGCCTGCAGCAGGAGGAGTACCAGGTGACGTGGCTGGTTCGGCGCAAGCGCCAGCAGCCACCGCAGGGGGCAGATTCCGAGACGATGGCGAAGTTTCGGAAGGCGCAAAGCTACATGGTGCGGCGTGATGACGTGATCGGCTGCAAGAATGTGCGCTGTCGTAAGCGCTTTGAAATCGAAGGGATACAGTCCGTGGCCTACATGCAGGAGGCTGCGACGGGGACCGTGGAAGACCGTGCGGCGAGGCTGAAGGCCGCGTTCGGCCGACGGAACGCCGGGGGCTGAGCGGGGGAACCACGATAGTAAACATCCGGATGAAGTGCTGGTTGAAGTGTTAGGGAAGAGTAAACAGCGTTTCGGTCCGGGCCGGTGAGT
Encoded proteins:
- a CDS encoding SIMPL domain-containing protein (The SIMPL domain is named for its presence in mouse protein SIMPL (signalling molecule that associates with mouse pelle-like kinase). Bacterial member BP26, from Brucella, was shown to assemble into a channel-like structure, while YggE from E. coli has been associated with resistance to oxidative stress.), with protein sequence MKLTQTLRATLATIALSVAVALPLAAQQPEFKLDRTTRSIAINSTAKVMQMADVATVHIGFIAYGPDKDAAYASASRTSNAIIDALKKAGVASADIESANQQVAETQPYQLEKLSPTEKLARAWQVTQSWTVRAKADDGARVLDLATKAGANEGGSIDWSLRDPNAAQAAAATKALQQAHSQAEAMATGLNVKLGVLLYANNSVDAEPVRPMPKVMNLAMASRSFAAAPAPLAINPRQIETSATVYAVFEIN